The Papaver somniferum cultivar HN1 chromosome 6, ASM357369v1, whole genome shotgun sequence genome segment TTGGTAAGTGCCTATATTGCATTTAGTTGAATATCTAAATTTCATATTTAACTTCGATGGTTTTTATCCATGTAGGAAAAGAAGATTTGGATGAGGAAAATGGGCTTATTGGAGAagatgtattaggatttgaacttggTGTATTGGAGGATGAGGCATTGGAGGATGGcgaagtaagttcttatgcgtctaattagtatgcgtagttgcatacttcttcaatataaagcggggtaaATATGCAAATTCTgacttgtttcttttcttttgtttgatttatttttgcttgGAATTACAAATTCATAATAATGATtagttggagcaactcaaagatagacatggaaaatgagaatgttttttggacaaattgttttttggacagacagttatcacagtgtctccaaattttgtatagaaaagagattggagatgtttttttggaCAGTTATCAGTTTTTGGTTTaaccacaatatatattttgtgcaggatCTATGGTATGGTAAAATGGTATTACTAGTTACTACGGTGTCGATTCTCAAAGggtatttttctttgttgaacTGTGTAATTGTAACTGTGACTGACTGACTGTGTAACTGGTATAATGGTATTAGTATTACTATTAAACAGTTGTTACTTGTtaagattttcaattttatcattTTGTTTCACTAGATTTTTAAATTTTGATAATGTCACTAGTGAAtctgttgttgattgaaaatttgaaatgaaTCTAAATATGAAATGAGTTATGTGAATGTTATGTTAGGTTGCATCAGTCTTGCCCAGAAAACAGTGAATACTCTGTCGGACAATTCAGATCTGACATACGGGCGGGCTATCCCGTGAGCCCGCAAGTTCAGCCCGTTACGggtacgggttgaagaaatgctAACCCGCGAAGAATATCCACCCGCGGGTTTCgacccgtattaacccgaacccgtaaCGGGCCAGCCCGGCCCGCCCGGTTGCCAGCTCTATACCCGTACCTGCATGATCAACAAAATCAACCAGCTAATGCGACCGACTCTTCTCCACCCATTTTAAATACAAGGAATGCAACCAAGCGGCCGCTGGATTGGCCAACCATCCACTTGAGTCAAAACTGGATCTTTCACCGCAACGTtattagttttttgtttttaatccACATCTTTACAGATGACTTAATGGGTAACAACCTTTTATAATCACGAGTGAAAAACTGTAAATCGTACAGTTTTCATCCTTAGACCTATCGTGTCAACATCAGTAAAAGTAGTCTTAAAAAAATCAATCCCCTCAGGTATATATCGTACTGCTATTAACAAAAAATTTACGTCAATGATCTGGCAATAAGAAAAGATTCTTTCTTTTTACTTTACGCCTGTTCTGCTGTACGCATACCCTCCTCGTAAATCTCAAGACCATTTAATATAGCACATAAGCATTACGTGTCAGTCGGTTAAACACGGTGCGCACTACGCACAGTTAACAGCAATAAACCATTCTTTTGGCATTGGGCTTAAATTTCTAGCCCGTCATAAAGACCACTGGAGAAAACACAGAAGAGGTTGAAAAAtcttaatttctttttttatttttactacATTTACAGGGGTTAGTtcacgagtgagttggagggaatttaatgtattttgaatcttggggattttgagggagtgtaagagagtatagggagtttgagagagtttggtgtgttgagtgtagggagtttgaaaaactctcccaaaatctctacttttttgagagatttggagtgaggcaaaaatacactataaattcCAAACtcccaaaaaaaacaaactcccccacgactaacgggtttttttagggagtttgggagattcttcaaaactctcccacgactaatggggattttgagagattccctcgaactccctcacgactaacgggaaaaaacacaactacacccaacttccccaactcccttgaggttAATTTACTTTTCTAGTTGCTTGTTCGATTGAATCTTCCaaaaatgggtttgtttttatttgTGGTGATTTTATCTGATGGAGTGTTTTTGGTGAATTAtgttagaagaagaaaaggaaatagGTTTATTTAATGTTtctactttattattattattgttattattattaagaGCTAATTAAATAGAGATTCTTCATTTCCATTCATTGAAAAAAAATCAGAGAAAAGGGACTCCTTTCTGTGATCTCTCTGAATTTCTTTTTttctacttctttttcttttttgaaatctCTGAGGGGTCTCTATTGTTGAGAGGGAGAGAGCGAAAATCCTTGAGAGTGACTTCCCTGGAAGGAGAGATCTTTGTTTCTACTGTGTGCGGTTTGGagattcttttcttttcttgatgtATTTAGTCAAGTATGTGTTTTTCTAACTTGATAAACAATATCTTTTAGATACAGTTTTTATTTTACTTCATTTCATATAAAAATGAAATCCCAGGAATAGATTTTGAGTGCTTTTGTAATGGATTCAAAGAGAAAAAAGGATTATCCtccagaggaagaagatgaggataatAGGGTGGTATCATCGTTTCCTGATGAGATTTTAGAGCGTGTTCTGGTATTTGTGAAATCACACAAAGATAGAAGTTCTGTTTCTTTGGTTTGTAAAGATTGGTATAGTGCAGAAAGATGGAGTAGAACACATGTATTCATTGGAAATTGTTATTCTGTTTCACCTGAAATACTGATTAGAAGATTTCTCAACATTAAAAGTGTGACTATTAAAGGAAAGCCAAGATTCTCAGATTTCAGTCTTGTTCCACTTGATTGGGGTGCTAGTATTCATTCATGGTTACTTGTTTTTGCATCAGCTTATCCTTCACTTGAAGAGCTTAAGTTGAAGAGAATGACAGTAAGTGATGAAAGTTTGGAGTTTTTAGCTCAATCATTTCTACATTTTAAAGCCCTCTCTTTACAAGTCTGTGATGGATTCAGTACTCATGGGTTAGCTGCCATTGCTACTCATTGCAAGTAAGctcctttatttttcttgtttataCTGATCACTTTCATCTTGTGAGCATCTCTAATGTGGGATTAGGTTCATTACTTTGATATGAAAATTCTTATTGTCCAGTCCACTTCTCAGTGTCCTCACTGGAGGTGAGGTTTGAACTATTATAGGACTTGTGTTGCTTGATAATGTCTCATCACAAATGATCCCATGTCCTTGTGGTATGGTAACTTACTGCCTTTTCATTTCAGTATAGTCTAAATTTTGTGGAAATGATGACAAAATACTCCTTGTTTCGTAGCTGTTAATAGCCAGAATGGTTGGCGATTCTTACATCCCAACATAGTTGTAGTAATGGTGACGATTTATGCAGAGTAGATGCCAATTTTTGTATTGGGAATGATGCTGGTAACTTGTAAAGAGTCATTATAAAGGAGCAACCATGGTGGAATGATCTCTCTGGATTGTTAAAAGTTTGATGGTGCCATTGGTTCCATCTTTCTGTCTTATCCTCAAGAGTCAAGGGATTCTAAATACCTTATCTCAGGGACTCTTGTGAAAAGTTAGGACTAGCTGAGAGTTGAGACCATTTATTACTTAAACTGATGTGTTGATTGGTTGGGCTATTTATTCAAATACGCATATTCCCTTCGCATTTGATCCAGTTACTGACAATCATTAGGGGATGGTGGACTTATTCTGCACAACTTTATCACCTCGACAGTACAGCTGAAAGTTATTGCCCACACCGGCATAAATATCATCTTTTGGTTGATTCTAAAATGTTTAAGGATAACCTATCAAAATTGCTTTCTATCTCGTTATTGTGTAtactttgtttttgaactattCTTAATTTTGGAAACCTTTACAGCCTGAGAATCTAGTGAGTGGAAGCTATTGGAGCCTTTTAGGTGCATCCCGTTTAAAAAAATGTAGCTACCATCTATAACAGGGAATCAAGCATAATCGTTTTATATTGGATTTAACAGTACGATTTATTCTTTCAACCATCTGCCTTTTGCAATTATGGTACACCGCAGTTCTTCTTGCACAAACATAGATGCTTTATAGCCAATTAGATGCTCTATGTTTCGCTGTACTTCTAGAAGATTCATTTCTTCTAAAGAACTAATCTTAATGATTTATCTGGGATAATCTCttatctttttgctttaatcttttgcAAAGTTGAGTCCTCAATTTCTATTTTCGGTTCAGcttatgcatgaaaataatttagtCTCACATATAGATTTAATTGATTAATTTATCATCTATTGCATTTCTCTGACTTTCAGAAACTTGACTGAGCTTGATATTCAAGAGAATGCCATTGATGATGCTGAAGGCAGGTGGCTAAGCTGCTTTCCCGAAAGCTTCACATCTCTAGAACTACTCAATTTTGCAAGTCTCCAAAGTGAAGTTAACTTTGATGCTCTGGAGGCGCTAGTGGTCAGGTGCAAAGCACTGAGGGTCTTAAAGGTTAATAGAGGTGTAACCTTGGAACAGCTACAGAGGCTGCTTGCGCGAGCTTCTAGACTTACTGAGCTTGGGACTGGCTCGTTTTCGCAAGAGCTCGCTCCTCAGCGGTGTGAGGAACTTGCAATTGCATTCAGCAACTGCAAGAAACTATACACGCTCTCTGGTCTGTGGGATGTTAGTTCTCTACACCTCCCAGCACTGTATCCTGCCTGTACCAGTCTAACTTACTTGAATTTGAGTGAGGCATGTGTGCAAAGTACAGAACTCTCTAAGCTGCTCCCAAATTGCCCTAATCTTCGACGACTCTGGGTAAGGAGCTTATTCTCGAGTCATGTTTTCTATTTTTCTATATGAATTAACTGCTTTTAAATTTACGCTAGTGGAGTCATCCAGATAGGCTGTGATATCACGAAAGAAAAAAGTAGAGTAGCTGTGTTTGGGTACTCATGTAATAGCAGAAAGCGCCTTTTAACTCTATCCGATATTGGTACAGGTTTTAGACtcaattgaagacgaaggtcTGGAGGTTGTAGGTTCAAGTTGTCCCTTACTTGAGGAGCTCCGTGTCTTCCCAGTTGAGCTTGATCCCTTCGATATGGAACACGTTGGGGTTACAGAGAAGGGCTTAATTGCTGTTTCCTGTGGCTGCTCTAATCTCCACTACGTCCTTTTCTTCTGCCGGCAGATGACAAATGCTGCTGTCGCTACTGTGGTGCAAAATTGCCCAGGCCTCACCCACTTCCGCCTATGCATTATGACTCCACATGAGCCTGAGTACCTGACTGGGGAACCTATGGATGAGGCTTTTGGTTCAGTGGTCAAGACCTGCACCAAGCTACAGAGGCTTTCAATATCCGGCCTATTGACAGATCTTACATTCGAGTACATTGGAAAGTATGCCAAGAACTTGGAGACTCTCTCTGTTGCATTTGCAGGCAGCAGTGACTTGGGTATGAAGTGTGTTCTGGAAGGATGCCCTAAGCTGCGCAAGTTAGAGATACGAGATTGTCCATTTGGGAATGAAGCACTACTGTCAGGGTTTGAGAAATGTGAGTCCATGAGGTCCCTTTGGATGTCAGCCTGCAAAGTCACAATGAATGGTTGTAGGCTTCTTGCCGGGAAGATGCCAAGGCTGAATGTAGAGGTGATTAAGCATGATGAGAGCGATGAACTTCAAGCAGAGAAAGTTTATGTTTACCGTTCTGTTGCTGGGCCAAGAACAGATGCCCCATCTTTCGTTCTCACCCTCTGAAAATGAACTTGCTCTAGGTATTTCTCTTTCTATTCGTCCCGATGCCTATCTCTCTTGTCTCTCGCTTTATTGAGACATGCATAATGAAGATAGTGTTGCTTACAGTGGCCTTATACATAAGCATGTGCCATAATAGTGTAAACACATGTAGCAGCACATGTCTCCTCAGTTACTAACTAGTTTATTCACTTTTCATTTATCTCTTCAGGCTGAAAAGGTTCTCTCGATGAGATGAATTTTAACATCTGAACGGGAGTAAAGATTCTTCCCCTTGCAAGGGAGTACGAAAAAAACAGGAAGACGGAGCAATGAGATACTATAACTCGTGAAATGACTTTGCATTGCTGTTTCTCTTTTTACAAGCATATTACCGAAAGTAAATCGAAGTAGAGACAGGAAAAAATGTTCAGGCCTTACAGTGGCTCCAATGGGACAAACTGGTTAACTTCCATTTCACGATCTGCTGTTCCCCTGAAGAGTAAGATAGCGAGGCTGCCTATACAGAAGTGGATGAAACAACCATGACAATGGGTTACAAAGGAACCAAAATCCCTCCCCACGATGCATTGCCACCCTGGTCCATACGATTCATCAAATTCCTGCAATGATGCCATGGAATTAGAAACAATATAAGCTTTGCATGAAGCAGATGGATTGAGAACTGTGTATAGGCAAGACTGGATCGAGCATTACCTTTTTGATAAAGCGAGCAATTTCAGTGGAGTCGGTGACATCAAAGGTATCAAGTGCCTTACCAGCAAGGCTAAGTGCGTTCTGCTGCATGGTTTGAAGCATGTCCGTCTCACCGATGACTGCCTTGCCTTCTAACATGGTGAGAGCTTGAGGATGGACTTTTAGACTGCTGAGTTAACTGGTTGTTGTGGTGGTGAAGAAAAGAGGAAGCCAACAGATGCTGGTTGAGATGAGTCTGTAGTGGTGGCTGCTGGTAAGGATTATATTGAGGTTGAATTGGAAAGAAAGGGTTCAGGTCACCCACGTAAGTGTAGGTGGTCGGGGTCCATACGTTGTGGTCATCTTTAACTCATGGTCTGAAATTTGCACCAGATGCCTACAAGTCTTAGGTAGCAATCCCATCCTTCTGGATGGGACCCGTAAACTCTACTGTGGCTAATACCTATACCATGGGAACAGCACAGCTTGACATTTTCTCTTTTGGAAGTATTAGACAGGGCTGCACAAAAGACAAAAATAAGGGACCTGGATTTATCCTGGGCACATGTTATCTTGTGGTTCTATTCTGGATGTAACCGTGCCACATATCGTTCTAAGGTGGATGGAGAAATGTTCTAAAttttgtctttgttggtaaacttAGCTTTCATTGTCGATTAAGCTTAATTGGTTTAGATTAGATTAAACTTGTATTATGTGGGGGATTACGTAAACGTTCATTACTGTACACCTATTTCTGCTTGGTTTTATTTATCATGTAGTTAATCTTTCTCTGGGGTCGGCACAAAGGAACTTTCTTGGTCTTGTTTtatttctgataaaaaaaaaagtttgatatTTCTCTAATGATGGATAAAACTCTCCTTTTTTCTTGCTCCTGCACACTTTgaacttttcttttattttgagacGGTGGAGGTGGCTTCTTTTGCACATATACTTTGGCTCCTCTCACTATCAACTCCTCTAGAAAGTGGTGGCAAAACCTTGTAAAAATGTTCAAAAGTTGGATTTCGAGAAAGATACGTGAATCATGATAATGCCCGAAACGTCTACAACCTTATAACCAAGTTTTAGGTCAATCTAATCTTTTTGTTTAGGTGCATTTCTCCTCCTAAAGTGCGTCAACTCACACATTAGGTGCAAATGATAAATGACATTTTTAAACCACAGATGGTATTATGATCCAACAAGCAAATGATACTTGGTCCACTCAAAAGGGCCAGGAACTACAGTTAAAGCTGAGAGGAAAACACTAGTAGAAAGTTATGATGCAAAAGTTTGAATTGTAATATATTTTCcactgaaaaataaaatcaacaaattaCAGTATGGAGGCAGGAGAAAGCTTTCCCAGTTTATTAACAGCGGATTGATAACCAAACTAAATTTGAAAGACAAAGAAAAGTGAAAAGAACAACATAACAAAGTAACATCTGCTGCTCACTTCCAATCTGTATTTCACACCAATGCGACGTCTTTTCCGCTAATGCTCTATAAGACTTCATCAAACTCCAAAGCTTGACAAACTGAATTATCCAACTCAACTGATGACTCTGCGCTAAAAAATGTTTTCTTTCCTACTAAATCTGCAACTTTCTTTGCAGCTCCTGAATCCCGTGGACTAACTACACCATTGCATCTAATCGTGTTAATCCTTGGAAGTAATTCTGCCCTTTTCAAAATTGAAAATGTAGGACTGACCACACTTGGAATTTCCCATCGTCTTTTAACTCGCCCTTCACTTGTAGCAGGCACAACAACTTTTGGCGATTTCCCAACAGAAGAAGCACATTTCTTATCACTTTCAGGCCACAATTTCTTCCATTGTTCAATCTGTTTCTGAGTTCCAATATACTGTGTTCCAGGAATTTGAGTATACCGACTCGCAACAACTCTTTCATTTTTCTTAGGACTAACAAATTTTTCACCTTCTTTGAATAACTTCTTTGGCTGTATACTTGAGATAAACATCTCATCCTTCTTTACTGGTTTCTTTAATCCACCAGTAGTAGCAAACCCTTGTTTCAGATGCTGAGGTTTCGAAACAGAACGGCGGGACACCGGACTTaaacttcttcctcctctttctGTTGTAACCTTCTCTTCATTAATTTCTTGAAGCTTAAAGACGCTAGATTTCCTACGAGATTGTTGTGGGGTTATTTCTGGCTTGATTGGTGGTCGAGATTTGACGCTCGCCATGATTTCTGTTGGCCCCAAACTCACGCCCCTACGCTGTTGAATCCTCGAGTTAGGGTTTGCTGCTATCGAATTTCCCccattttttttctgaaaattctccGGATTCTCAATGGTCTTCTGTCTTCGCTTTGATTTCTCATTAGATATGATTTCTATCGGCCCTAAACTAACACCCCTGCGCAGGATCGTCGAATTAGGATTTGCTAATATCAAATTTTTTCCAatctttttctgaaaattttctggttTCTCAattgttttcaaattttgctCTGATTTCTCAAGTCGAAGTGCTTCTAATTTAGATGACAACCGATTAATTTCCAATTCAATCTCTTCAATCTCTGTATCAACATTATCACCATCAAGattaccttgatttttatcatccGTTGAAACATATagtgaaggaggaagaagaccTTGTTTAAACAGAACTTTTAATGGTTTCCCTTTAGACTCGACTGCCTTAGCTGATGGAGAAATCAAAGAAACAGGAGATCTGTTTTCTTTTAAAGAATCAAAATCTTCTAGGGTTTTAGATTGATTCATGAGTATAGGTTGAAGAGGATACCAGGAAGAAGAATCTTTAATGGCGATTGATTCATCTGTTTCTGCATCATCATCAAAGGCAACATTGTTCCATATCTGAAGATCTGAAGTGTTAATTGATTCTGGGTATTGAAGAATACCCATTTTTTTAGTGTTGTGTTGAAGAAACCTTCGAAGGAAAATCTGTAAAATTGAAGCTTTTTTGTATTGTCTGTGAGGATTTCTTGAAGAAGATGATGCTAAATCCAGGATTTCTACGGTTTTGAGTATTATTAATTTTTTCGACCGTTGGGAGGAAAATATAGACGTTACAAGTTTAattgtttcaattttttgttaGATGGTGGAAACAGCCATTTTAGACGCTCCGATTAGTCAATAATCCACGTAGCTTAGCTAGAtcagattttgtttgatggagccCACCAGGTTCTTAATTTTCCGAGTCCAAATAAGTTCACTATTTTTTTCCAATATTCAAATATACATATGGATGCTCAGCTCACCTGATGTCATTGGACCATAGTTGGTGTTGCTCTGGTGTCATTATCTGGGATCTCCTTGATTTCAAGATTGCTAATGGGGTGCCAGATTAAATGGGCGTGTATCAAAATTAAGATAAAACAAAACATGTTTTTATATAAGATAAAATaagttttattttggtttggtaCACCCCACTAGATCTGGCACCCTCATTAGCAACCGTGCTTGATTTGGCCTTTTAATTTCCTGTAAATTCGAAGGAACCAGCCAACAATAATCAGCTTGATATTTCAAATATGCTTACTCTTATTCACCACCTCCAAAATTTAAGTTCAATTTGACCATGactattattactcttgtttgtctcattctttttattttattttttttatgcaaaaaaaGAATTTAATTAATTGTTGGCAAGGTTGTATCGCTTGCCAGGAGGTTCAGGGAAATTATTAATAAGATCTAAATTAGTAGTTGTTTTCCTAACAGTTTTAGCAACTGCATCAGCTACTTGATTGTCATCTCTACTAATATAAGAGAAAGAACATTGCAAAAAACTTGAACTTAAATGAATGATTTCCTTAAGAAGGTTTCTATTCTCCCATCGCCTGTTATTGACTGAATGATAAGTTTTCCATCAGCTTTTATGTGAATTCTTTCTAACTGTTTATCTTTAGCCCACACCAGCGCTTCACGTATTGTCATGCATTCACTTATCTCCGGGCCCAGAATTCCATATGCATAACTTCTTTTGATTCCTTCACATATTCCTGTATGAGAACGTATAACAATACCAGTGCCACTTTGGTTAGTAtcataatccaaaaaaaatatttacattcAATTTTAAGATATCACGCATAGGAGGTTGCCAATGAGAGGTTCTATTAGTGTTAATATTACGAGTGAATGCATTATTATCATGGAAATGAGACTGCAAGTGATATTGGATCTTATGCAtggaagtaaaagagttaagagATACCCCTTGAAACACAACATCACATCTATCTTTCCATATAATCTAGGCACTTGTCATCAAGGTGTATAACATCTTTTCCTCAATAACACCATTATTGTTGGTAAACCAACTTCCCATCCATTCAGAAACACTAAT includes the following:
- the LOC113290855 gene encoding uncharacterized protein LOC113290855; the encoded protein is MGILQYPESINTSDLQIWNNVAFDDDAETDESIAIKDSSSWYPLQPILMNQSKTLEDFDSLKENRSPVSLISPSAKAVESKGKPLKVLFKQGLLPPSLYVSTDDKNQGNLDGDNVDTEIEEIELEINRLSSKLEALRLEKSEQNLKTIEKPENFQKKIGKNLILANPNSTILRRGVSLGPIEIISNEKSKRRQKTIENPENFQKKNGGNSIAANPNSRIQQRRGVSLGPTEIMASVKSRPPIKPEITPQQSRRKSSVFKLQEINEEKVTTERGGRSLSPVSRRSVSKPQHLKQGFATTGGLKKPVKKDEMFISSIQPKKLFKEGEKFVSPKKNERVVASRYTQIPGTQYIGTQKQIEQWKKLWPESDKKCASSVGKSPKVVVPATSEGRVKRRWEIPSVVSPTFSILKRAELLPRINTIRCNGVVSPRDSGAAKKVADLVGKKTFFSAESSVELDNSVCQALEFDEVL
- the LOC113287760 gene encoding dynein light chain 2, cytoplasmic-like — encoded protein: MLEGKAVIGETDMLQTMQQNALSLAGKALDTFDVTDSTEIARFIKKEFDESYGPGWQCIVGRDFGSFVTHCHGCFIHFCIGSLAILLFRGTADREMEVNQFVPLEPLSQDIIQWGN
- the LOC113287759 gene encoding protein TRANSPORT INHIBITOR RESPONSE 1-like, giving the protein MDSKRKKDYPPEEEDEDNRVVSSFPDEILERVLVFVKSHKDRSSVSLVCKDWYSAERWSRTHVFIGNCYSVSPEILIRRFLNIKSVTIKGKPRFSDFSLVPLDWGASIHSWLLVFASAYPSLEELKLKRMTVSDESLEFLAQSFLHFKALSLQVCDGFSTHGLAAIATHCKNLTELDIQENAIDDAEGRWLSCFPESFTSLELLNFASLQSEVNFDALEALVVRCKALRVLKVNRGVTLEQLQRLLARASRLTELGTGSFSQELAPQRCEELAIAFSNCKKLYTLSGLWDVSSLHLPALYPACTSLTYLNLSEACVQSTELSKLLPNCPNLRRLWVLDSIEDEGLEVVGSSCPLLEELRVFPVELDPFDMEHVGVTEKGLIAVSCGCSNLHYVLFFCRQMTNAAVATVVQNCPGLTHFRLCIMTPHEPEYLTGEPMDEAFGSVVKTCTKLQRLSISGLLTDLTFEYIGKYAKNLETLSVAFAGSSDLGMKCVLEGCPKLRKLEIRDCPFGNEALLSGFEKCESMRSLWMSACKVTMNGCRLLAGKMPRLNVEVIKHDESDELQAEKVYVYRSVAGPRTDAPSFVLTL